Proteins from a genomic interval of Papaver somniferum cultivar HN1 chromosome 4, ASM357369v1, whole genome shotgun sequence:
- the LOC113273117 gene encoding uncharacterized protein LOC113273117: MEFSQIQKNGSSSGSKEKTSETELGSTSNMNSDFHENGVHGNSPSLFIPDDIIDDSVKEWEFSLTGRLDLVKLKFKIAEAALRRQWRLKGTIQFIPLGKGYSIIKLDNEEDKLHIVTGKWVVDEQELTLKNWEPNFNPATQKTSSAFVWVNFPGLSIEYWKENIILQMGKAMGRPIKVDETTLNKEAGYYASVQVEMDLAKAIPSKIWVESKYGGIEQSIQIPKLPKYCNHCNVLGHHVA, encoded by the coding sequence ATGGagttttctcaaattcaaaaaaatggaTCTAGTTCTGGTTCGAAAGaaaaaacttcagaaactgaacttggttcaacttcaaataTGAATTCGGATTTTCATGAGAATGGAGTTCATGGTAACTCTCCTTCTTTGTTTATTCCTGATGATATAATTGATGATAGTGTAAAGGAATGGGAGTTTAGTTTGACTGGAAGATTGGATCtagtaaaattgaaatttaagatTGCAGAAGCAGCTCTTAGAAGACAATGGAGATTGAAAGGTACTATTCAGTTTATTCCTTTAGGAAAAGGTTATTCCATTATCAAACTTGACAATGAAGAAGACAAACTGCATATTGTAACTGGTAAATGGGTAGTGGATGAACAAGAGTTAACTCTTAAGAATTGGGAACCAAATTTTAATCCAGCTACTCAAAAAACCTCATCAGCTTTTGTGTGGGTGAATTTCCCTGGCCTTAGTATTGAGTATTGGAAAGAGAACATCATTCTACAGATGGGTAAAGCGATGGGTAGACCAATAAAAGTTGATGAAACAACATTGAACAAAGAGGCAGGGTATTATGCTAGTGTACAGGTGGAAATGGATTTAGCAAAAGCAATACCAAGTAAAATTTGGGTTGAATCCAAATATGGTGGTATTGAGCAATCTATTCAGattccaaaattaccaaaatattGCAACCATTGTAATGTCTTGGGACACCATGTTGCATAA
- the LOC113276553 gene encoding uncharacterized protein LOC113276553 produces MDRNKMNITLQPSQYISTSAVILQLLIREWKLDSVTRSQYLEHHQRRSVVEEKDERGAEVFGGPSSELKSACNSALMKLVVFDVDIGDGKILLKGDNITLMQTA; encoded by the exons ATGGATCGGAATAAGATGAATATTACCTTGCAGCCTTCACAGTATATCTCAACTAGTGCAGTG ATCCTTCAACTTctgataagagaatggaaattgGATTCGGTAACAAGAAGTCAATACCTGGAACACCACCAAAGAAG ATCAGTTGTGGAAGAGAAGGATGAGCGTGGAGCTGAAGTCTTTGGTGGACCAAGTTCAGAGCTGAAGTCGGCATGTAATTCTGCACTAATGAAACTCGTAG TATTTGATGTTGACATTGGAGATG GGAAGATTCTTTTGAAAGGAGACAACATAACATTGATGCAGACTGCGTAA
- the LOC113273119 gene encoding uncharacterized protein LOC113273119 yields MKVSDLILEGEWVIPIEMMEMISLNELIVISDGEGRRIWSYTISGNFTVASAVHKIREKYSKLQWTIQVWHSSVHPNISSNVWKLARNVCATDENLKNRKVQLASRCCFCKKEEENKEHILWHCNFSEIVWKWLGNIFNFINPRSFEEMLTLAKNKSPAIKEIWRVSSFITMRELWFSRNKCIYEEEVYSINLIKEKILKLTRECEVRMKALMWNSSYDLQVLKVMGLKCRKVKTITVKEVYFQLPPLNKIVLCCDGASKGNPGISGYGFIGRSSSGDFLVAVTGGLRVSTNFYAEVLAILNAGEWTIRKDHKEVWFRTDSAAVISAFQSNKIPWFAVKR; encoded by the coding sequence ATGAAGGTGTCTGATCTTATTCTAGAAGGAGAATGGGTTATTCCAATTGAGATGATGGAGATGATTTCATTAAATGAACTTATTGTCATAAGTGATGGAGAAGGTAGAAGAATTTGGTCATACACTATCTCTGGTAACTTTACAGTGGCATCTGCAGTCCataaaataagagaaaaataTTCTAAGTTGCAATGGACAATTCAGGTATGGCACTCATCTGTTCATCCTAATATATCAAGTAATGTATGGAAACTAGCTAGAAATGTTTGTGCCACAGATGAAAATTTAAAAAACAGAAAGGTACAGTTGGCTTCAAGATGTTGCTTTTGTAAAAAGGAGGAAGAGAATAAAGAGCATATACTGTGGCACTGTAACTTCAGTGAAATTGTATGGAAATGGTTAGGAAACATCTTCAACTTCATCAACCCCAGATCTTTTGAAGAAATGTTGACCTTGGCAAAGAACAAAAGTCCTGCCATAAAAGAAATTTGGAGGGTAAGTTCTTTCATTACAATGAGAGAACTGTGGTTTTCCAGAAACAAATGTATATATGAGGAAGAAGTTTACTCCATAAATCTTATAAAGGAAAAAATTCTGAAACTTACTAGGGAATGTGAAGTGAGGATGAAAGCTTTAATGTGGAATAGTTCTTATGACCTTCAAGTGCTAAAAGTTATGGGACTGAAATGCAGAAAGGTGAAAACAATTACAGTTAAAGAAGTGTATTTTCAACTTCCTCCTCTCAATAAGATTGTTCTTTGTTGTGACGGTGCCTCAAAAGGTAACCCTGGGATCTCAGGTTATGGGTTTATAGGCAGATCAAGCTCTGGAGATTTCTTAGTTGCTGTTACTGGAGGATTAAGAGTTTCTACAAATTTCTATGCAGAAGTACTTGCAATTTTAAATGCAGGAGAATGGACAATTAGAAAAGATCATAAAGAAGTTTGGTTCAGAACTGATTCAGCCGCTGTGATTTCAGCTTTTCAGAGTAATAAGATACCTTGGTTTGCTGTCAAAAGATGA